In one window of Arachis ipaensis cultivar K30076 chromosome B06, Araip1.1, whole genome shotgun sequence DNA:
- the LOC107647979 gene encoding uncharacterized protein LOC107647979: MVSSPGTKVLEINLISAQDLQRPKASVRRLKTYVVIWMDPSYKLRTQVDQIGGNNPTWNDRFLFRVTPEYLASVTSGFSVAIFAVGTFRDHLVGTVRILVSNILSTVEPAMKPCFSAVQVRRQSGRFQGVLNVGARVVDEFYFPAWHKVPAIGLHDLMLKVEKQRRRNKLGLSSGENSLSESSKTTSSLPSPDDDR, from the coding sequence ATGGTGTCGTCACCGGGAACGAAAGTATTGGAGATCAACTTGATTTCAGCACAAGATCTTCAGCGACCAAAGGCTTCAGTGAGGAGACTCAAAACGTACGTGGTGATATGGATGGATCCCTCCTACAAGCTCCGAACACAGGTTGACCAGATCGGCGGCAATAACCCTACCTGGAACGACAGGTTTCTCTTCCGAGTCACGCCGGAGTACCTCGCCAGCGTAACCTCGGGCTTCTCCGTAGCCATCTTTGCCGTCGGGACTTTCCGCGACCACCTTGTCGGCACGGTGAGGATCCTGGTGAGCAACATCCTCTCCACTGTAGAGCCAGCAATGAAGCCTTGCTTCAGCGCCGTCCAGGTGCGCCGCCAGTCAGGGAGATTCCAGGGGGTCTTGAACGTCGGCGCCAGGGTGGTCGACGAGTTCTACTTCCCGGCGTGGCACAAGGTACCGGCGATAGGGCTCCACGATCTGATGCTGAAGGTGGAGAAGCAGCGCCGCCGCAACAAGCTGGGACTCTCGAGCGGTGAGAATTCTTTGTCGGAGTCATCGAAGACGACGTCGTCTTTGCCATCACCGGACGATGACAGGTGA